The Oscillatoria acuminata PCC 6304 genomic interval TGTTTAGAGGTCACCGCAGACATCCCTTCATCAATGCCGCCTTCCATACCTTTCAAACCGCAAATGTAGGTATGAGCATTCGGTTTTTGCAGCAGGTTCCAGATTTCTTCGGCGTTTTCTGCAATCCGGTCTTGGATGTACATCTTACCGCCTTGAGCATTCTCTTGTTCCCGGCTGATGGCGTAGGTCAAGCGGAAGTTATCGGGGAACTCAGCTTGTAACTTTTCTAACTCTTCTTTGTACAGAATATTGGCACTGTAGGGGATACCGAAGAACAACCAGGCCAAACCTTTGAACTTGTAGTCTTCATGTTGTTCCTTGAACATCCGCCATAAGAAAGCCCGGAAGGGAGCAATCCCGGTCCCGGTTGCCATCATGATGACAGTAGATTCTTCATCGTCAGGGAGCAACATTTCCTTACCCACGGGACCCGTGATGGCGACATCATCTCCAGGCTGCAAATGGCATAGGAAAGATGAGCAAACACCCTTAACGGTTTCGTTGGTTTCTGGATGCTGGTAAACTAATTCACGGACACATAGAGAGACGGTTTTGTCGTCCTCATGGTCGCCATGACGAGTCGAAGCGATCGAGTACAAACGCAGTTTATGAGGTTTGCCTTTTTGGTCTTCTCCCGGAGGAATAATCCCGATACTTTGACCTTCTAAATACCGCAGGTCCCCCGCAGAAAGGTCGAAGGTCAAGTGTTGAACGATCCCACTTCCACCTTCTCTGACGAGGGGTTCATTGCTGAGGCACTTACCAATATAGGGATTTTTGGGCTTGTAGATATTAACAGGAATATCGTCGGTTTTTGCCTTTTTCGCCTTAGTTTCAGTCATTGGCTTGCTGGGTTGAGCTTCCTTATGGGTCTGCTCTTGACTGACAGTGGGAGTTCTGTGACCATTGCTCGTCCCTTCTTCGCCCAGAGGACGAATGCTGACAATTTGTCCCCCCATCCGCGTGATCCGGCGCATTTCTTGGTTCATGCGGTTGTACGGTACCGTAATAAAGGTACTGCCACTCCGACGAATGGGGTTAGTGGTCGCATCACTCTCGTCAGTTTGGCGCAGACCCACTACTTCATATACGAAAAAGCGGTTCCCAGATTCTGTATTCACTGTAACGCCTGCGGCGCTGGGATTGTACATAATGTTAAGAACTCCAAATCAAAGAACTGTTTTCGGGCAAGGGGTTGAGAGGTGCCGGAGGCTGACTCTGAAAGCCAGTTGCAGATCCGAGAAATCTGCGATCGCCCTCTCTCCTCCCGTTGTCCGGTGATGATTATCCCTTTATCCTGTCGATGAAGGGATCTTTAAAAAGACTATTACTAGATTACAGCCCGATGTCCCCGTACTGACCTTGTGCCGAAGAAAGCAAGGTGTCAGGCGTCCATTGAGGCGATTTAGCCATTGCACAGCGCCTTCAGGGACGGTTTGCTCCCCCAATCCAGCAGGAGATTCGCGGGAACTGGACCCGGATCAGGGGCAGTCCGCCCTTCGAGGGGATCACTCCCATGCCCCCAGCCCATTGATGCCCCTATTCTGAAAGGAGGGACATCGAGGGGCTTGATCCCGCGACCCTGAACTCAGGGGCATCAAGAGCCTAAAACTCGGACCAAAAAACTTTTGACAATTCTCCAAAAGCATGAGATATAAGGCTTAGGGCGAATCTTGATCCCCGATCGCCAGTGCGTTCTGGGTCAGGAGCATGGACTCAATTGAGTAAAGTTACACGCTGTATGTCAAGATAGAATCAATTTTATTGTCCTTTAATACGCAATAAACCGTAGCATAGGTACAAAGAGCAAGATCGATAGAGGGAATCTATGACCAGTAAGCCGGAAAGCGTGGTTCTAATTGGTGTTGCCGGAGACTCCGGATGCGGCAAATCGACATTCCTGCACCGACTAAAAGACCTATTTGGAGAAGAACTGATGACCGTCATCTGCTTGGATGACTATCACAGTTTAGACCGCAAACAGCGGAAAGAGCATGGGGTCACAGCGCTTGACCCGAGAGCGAATAACTTTGATTTGATGTATGAACAAGTAAAAGCGCTAAAGAACGGTCAGGGGGTTAACAAGCCTATCTATAACCACGAAACTGGCATGATCGATCCACCTGAACGGGTGGAACCGAATCACATTATCGTGATTGAAGGGCTGCATCCCATTTATGATGAGCGGGTTCGCTCCCTGCTCGATTTCAGCGTCTACCTCGATATCAGTGATGAGGTAAAGATTGCCTGGAAAATTCAACGGGACATGGCAGAACGCGGTCACCGTTATGAAGATGTTTTAGCATCGATTAACTCCCGTCGTCCTGACTTTAGCGCCTACATTGAACCGCAAAAAGCTCATGCTGATGTGGTCATCCGGGTGTTACCGACTAACTTAATCCCCGATGACAAAGAACGGAAGGTTCTGCGGGTGCAGATGATCCAACGGTACGGGGTTCACGGCATGGATCCAGTTTATCTGTTTGATGAGGGTTCGACGATTAATTGGACGCCTTGTGGACGTAAACTCACCTGTTCCTACCCAGGGATCAAAATGGCCTACGGACCGGATGCTTTTGAGGGTCATGAAGTCTCGATTTTAGAAGTAGACGGTCAGTTCGAGAATTTAGAGGAGATGATCTATATTGAAAGTCACCTCAGTAACACCTCTACTAAGTTTTACGGGGAATTGACCGAACTGTTGCTCCAGCACCCCACCTATCCGGGTTCTAACAATGGTACAGGTTTGTTCCAAGTGCTCACGGGTCTGAAGATGCGGGCCGCCTACGAGCGCTTGACTTCCAAGGAAGCAAAAATAGCAGCGAAGGTGTAAGAGTTGCGAGTTTGAAATTTCCACCCATCCATCGACGCGAGAGGCTAATCCTAGCTTCTCGCGTTTTTTTGGGGGGGTGAATAGGGCGGCAGTAATACGGAATCCGGTTGTCAAAGGTTT includes:
- a CDS encoding phosphoribulokinase → MTSKPESVVLIGVAGDSGCGKSTFLHRLKDLFGEELMTVICLDDYHSLDRKQRKEHGVTALDPRANNFDLMYEQVKALKNGQGVNKPIYNHETGMIDPPERVEPNHIIVIEGLHPIYDERVRSLLDFSVYLDISDEVKIAWKIQRDMAERGHRYEDVLASINSRRPDFSAYIEPQKAHADVVIRVLPTNLIPDDKERKVLRVQMIQRYGVHGMDPVYLFDEGSTINWTPCGRKLTCSYPGIKMAYGPDAFEGHEVSILEVDGQFENLEEMIYIESHLSNTSTKFYGELTELLLQHPTYPGSNNGTGLFQVLTGLKMRAAYERLTSKEAKIAAKV
- the petH gene encoding ferredoxin--NADP reductase, with protein sequence MYNPSAAGVTVNTESGNRFFVYEVVGLRQTDESDATTNPIRRSGSTFITVPYNRMNQEMRRITRMGGQIVSIRPLGEEGTSNGHRTPTVSQEQTHKEAQPSKPMTETKAKKAKTDDIPVNIYKPKNPYIGKCLSNEPLVREGGSGIVQHLTFDLSAGDLRYLEGQSIGIIPPGEDQKGKPHKLRLYSIASTRHGDHEDDKTVSLCVRELVYQHPETNETVKGVCSSFLCHLQPGDDVAITGPVGKEMLLPDDEESTVIMMATGTGIAPFRAFLWRMFKEQHEDYKFKGLAWLFFGIPYSANILYKEELEKLQAEFPDNFRLTYAISREQENAQGGKMYIQDRIAENAEEIWNLLQKPNAHTYICGLKGMEGGIDEGMSAVTSKQGVDWLDYQKQLKKGHRWHVETY